Sequence from the Candidatus Neomarinimicrobiota bacterium genome:
CCCCCTGCTCCCAAAGCAGGTGCGCTACCGGGCTGCGCCACACCCCGCGACTGTTAAGACAATTTAGTTATTAGTAGTGTATTTGATACCGCATCCCAGAGCCTTAGTAGAAGCCGTGTTTATCTTTTCGCCAGCAACCATAGCGTTAATGGCATCCATCAGGTAGGGATTCTCTACCTTTTTTGGCCTTCTGGCATTGTCATCGATGGCACCGCGGTAGACCAGCGTACCTTTATTGTTGAAAAGGTAAATGTGAGGTGTACGGGTGGCACCGAATGCGGAAGCCAGTTTCGACTCCTTGTCCAGAGTGTAGTAGAAATCATACTTTGCTTTCTTGGCTCGAGACTGCATGTCATTCATGCCGTCGCCTTTATTCCGGCTTCCCTGATTGGGATTTATGGCGATCATGCCCACATCTTTTTTCTGGGACAACTTTGAGACCGAAATATACCGGTCTTCCCAGGCGTCTACCCAGGGGCAGGTATTGCAGGAGAAAACAACCAGCAGGCCGTTCTCACCCATGGCGTCTTTCAGACTCACATTTTTTCCGCTTACATCGGCCATTTTTATTTCCGCCAAAGGCATTTCGGAACCGAGGTCCAGCTCGCCTGCCACGGCAGCGGTCAAAAGCATTAATGGAAGTATCCATATCAAGGATTTTTTCATGATTTTACTCCTTCGTTAATTGCTTTATTAAATGCTTCAACAAATCTTGCTTCAGACTTTTTTGCTTCCCAGGAATCTACAACATTTCCTGAATTCTTACCGTATACGATGGTAAAGGGCAGGGCCCCGGACCAATCTTTGTGGATACCATCAATAAATTCATTATCGGTCTGATTTTTAATGAAAGAAAGTCCTTTTACCCCCTGCTTCTTAAGAAATTCCTTCGCCCTCTCTTTTTCGTCCAACCAATCAGCTGAAACGAACAACACAACGGCCACGTCAGCATATTTTTTGGAAAGTTCTACGACCATGGGAAACTCCTCTACACAGGGGCCACACCAAGTGGCCCAGTAGTTTACCAACACAGCCTTTTCTCCCTTATGCTCAGCCACGGCGGTTAGGATATCTCCTGCAGTGGCTTCCTGGAGATCTATAGATGACCGGGAACAGGAAAAAGAAAAAAAGAAGAGAAAAAAGATTCCTGTCCGCTTCAACAGTTTATACAGTTTCATTGGTCAACTCTCTTTTTATGATATAGCCGGTCATACGGTCCGGGCAGTCGAGGCATCGTTCAACTTCACGGGCTAGGCTTTTTAGATCCAGGCCGAGGAAATGGTCCTCGCGCAGGGCGATCTTTGACCATCCTTTCTTGAGATTTCCTCTTGATCCCCGTTCCTTTTTCAAAAAGAGGCAGTGTAATCCTGCGGCGATCTGAATAAGTCCCCGGAGAAGGATCTCCCAGTCATCTTCAGGCTCGTCGCCCAGTTCCTGCCAAATCTCCTCCCACGATTCGTGGGCATCCCAGTAGTGACCGGTGTTGAAAAGATCAATACCATATTGGAATCGAACCTCGTTTTCTGCCGAAAGTTCCGGCTCAACGAACGTGAGCCGTTCGGCTGTTTTCCGCTTTCGCGGTGCCACTAGTTCTCGACTGTTTCCGTTTCGGCTTCGGCCGGAGGCGGTTCTTCAATGAGCCCCTGGGCCATGAGTGTCCACTGGCTCCTGTCGGGCGTGCGGCCGAGCTCCATTCTGTAGAGCTTACCAGTGGCCGTGTCCATCATGTAGTGCCAATGGGTCCGGTCGATACTGAAAGACTGCAGTTGAAACCGACCAGCCGTGGTGCTTCTGGACATCTCATCTCGGAGGAACTGTTCCAGCTGGCCCATATAGACCTTGATGGAATCATCCTGAGGACTTGCCGTAGCGGTCACCACGATAAAGCAAGCCGTCAGCATAGCACCGGTGAGGAGTCCCCATGCGTAACGTTTCATTTCATCTCTCCTTAGTTAGATTTTTGACTAACGTGATCGTTCATATTCTTCCATCCTTCTGACGAAATCGTCTTCGTCCGTCGCCTGAAGGAGTGGACTCATTTCAATATTTTCTTCCATGGAAATCTTCTGCACCGGGCCGTAATCGTGACCGGGGTAGATGGAGGTGTTACCAGGAAGGGTCAGCAGCTTCCCGGATATAGAACGGTAAAGCTGCCGGGTATCGCTGCCCGCGCCGATGGTCCGTCCTGTCCGGCCCACAAAAATGGTGTCACCACTGAAAAGGGAGTCTTCTACGTGGAAGCAGGTGCTGTCCTGCGTGTGGCCCGGTGTGTGGATGGCAGTAGCGGTGAGACCACCGATCTGAACGGTGTCACCATGGGAGAGGGCCTGTTCATTCTGCCACCGGCCGGAGCCGCCCATGACGCACACTTCAGCGTTTGGATAAGCGGATGCATATTCCTCCAGATGGGCAGTGTGGTCAAAATGGGTATGTGTCACCAAAAATTTTGACGGGGTGAGACCGTTCTCATTAATAGTGGACTTAAGGTTGCTTAGCGGGATCGCCGCATCGACGATAGCGGCATCCTCAGAGGCGCCATCGGAAAAAAGGTAGGTGAGATTCTCGTCAAATCCACCCTCGAATGTCCAGATCTTCATGGGCTTGTCCTATGTCGAATATTGAGAAAATGTACGATGATGTCCAGTGCAAGTGAATTAATTTCTTTTAGGGTTTGGTTAACAGGTTTGGAAGCTAAAAGTGCCATGACAGATCAAAAGGAAATCCTTGGAAAAATACTTGCCCCTCTGGCAGAAGAAGGAATAGATATATCCGGCATCGACCTGGGCGACATGAAGCTGGACCGGGAAGCGGCACTGGCTCTCCAGCGGGAAGTACGCATGATGGTGATGCGGGGCCAGCACACTACCGTTGATCTGGACGGCGTGGCCATT
This genomic interval carries:
- a CDS encoding redoxin domain-containing protein, which encodes MKKSLIWILPLMLLTAAVAGELDLGSEMPLAEIKMADVSGKNVSLKDAMGENGLLVVFSCNTCPWVDAWEDRYISVSKLSQKKDVGMIAINPNQGSRNKGDGMNDMQSRAKKAKYDFYYTLDKESKLASAFGATRTPHIYLFNNKGTLVYRGAIDDNARRPKKVENPYLMDAINAMVAGEKINTASTKALGCGIKYTTNN
- a CDS encoding TlpA family protein disulfide reductase yields the protein MKLYKLLKRTGIFFLFFFSFSCSRSSIDLQEATAGDILTAVAEHKGEKAVLVNYWATWCGPCVEEFPMVVELSKKYADVAVVLFVSADWLDEKERAKEFLKKQGVKGLSFIKNQTDNEFIDGIHKDWSGALPFTIVYGKNSGNVVDSWEAKKSEARFVEAFNKAINEGVKS
- a CDS encoding DUF309 domain-containing protein, encoding MAPRKRKTAERLTFVEPELSAENEVRFQYGIDLFNTGHYWDAHESWEEIWQELGDEPEDDWEILLRGLIQIAAGLHCLFLKKERGSRGNLKKGWSKIALREDHFLGLDLKSLAREVERCLDCPDRMTGYIIKRELTNETV
- a CDS encoding MBL fold metallo-hydrolase — protein: MKIWTFEGGFDENLTYLFSDGASEDAAIVDAAIPLSNLKSTINENGLTPSKFLVTHTHFDHTAHLEEYASAYPNAEVCVMGGSGRWQNEQALSHGDTVQIGGLTATAIHTPGHTQDSTCFHVEDSLFSGDTIFVGRTGRTIGAGSDTRQLYRSISGKLLTLPGNTSIYPGHDYGPVQKISMEENIEMSPLLQATDEDDFVRRMEEYERSR